The proteins below are encoded in one region of Oceanispirochaeta sp.:
- a CDS encoding substrate-binding domain-containing protein produces MKKVLSVMMILMLIAGAFMITGCAKEEAPMAVAVAAPAAEPAAAVEKSYSGKIGVSLPTATHGYMGRVNWWVQKSVKDWEKMHPELEFLVVSAASVTKQASDIEDLMVKDIDALVCFPFDSSLTSVIEKAYNAGIYTVVLDRGATKPVYDVYISNDDEGYTREGTKWIAEQLGGKGKIVIIEGIPCEINSIRVDTIKATAAKYGLEILDSQPGMWNPQKALAVMENYLQKYPQIDAVYTADDDMMKGALQAYKESGRDDIKIFLGGGADKDILKMIMEDSNPLVKADVTYPPDCIATAVGLAVLGLNDLVFEGFYQKKLPVRIILAAEMITKENAEQYYVEDELNFQ; encoded by the coding sequence ATGAAAAAGGTCTTGTCTGTGATGATGATTCTCATGCTGATTGCCGGTGCATTTATGATCACCGGCTGTGCAAAAGAGGAAGCCCCTATGGCTGTCGCCGTGGCTGCTCCAGCAGCTGAACCTGCCGCAGCAGTGGAAAAAAGCTATAGCGGTAAGATTGGAGTTTCTCTTCCGACCGCTACACATGGTTATATGGGCCGTGTGAACTGGTGGGTTCAGAAATCTGTTAAAGACTGGGAAAAAATGCATCCCGAACTGGAATTCCTGGTAGTATCCGCTGCCAGCGTGACAAAACAGGCTTCTGATATTGAGGACTTGATGGTCAAAGACATCGATGCTCTGGTTTGTTTCCCCTTTGACTCCTCTCTGACTTCTGTTATAGAAAAAGCCTACAATGCCGGAATTTACACTGTCGTATTAGACCGGGGTGCCACGAAACCTGTGTATGATGTCTACATCTCAAATGATGATGAAGGTTATACAAGAGAAGGAACAAAGTGGATTGCTGAACAGCTCGGTGGAAAGGGTAAGATCGTTATTATCGAAGGTATTCCCTGTGAAATCAACAGCATCCGGGTAGACACCATTAAAGCTACTGCCGCAAAATACGGACTGGAAATTCTCGACTCACAGCCCGGTATGTGGAATCCGCAAAAAGCCCTGGCCGTTATGGAAAATTATCTGCAGAAATATCCTCAGATTGATGCTGTATATACAGCCGATGATGATATGATGAAAGGGGCCCTGCAGGCATATAAAGAGTCCGGCCGTGATGATATTAAGATCTTCCTCGGGGGAGGAGCCGACAAAGACATCCTGAAAATGATCATGGAAGATTCCAATCCTCTGGTCAAAGCCGATGTAACTTATCCACCAGACTGTATTGCAACAGCAGTCGGCCTTGCCGTATTGGGACTCAATGATCTGGTGTTTGAAGGTTTTTACCAGAAAAAACTTCCAGTACGCATCATCCTGGCAGCAGAAATGATTACAAAAGAAAATGCTGAACAGTACTATGTTGAAGACGAGT
- a CDS encoding NAD(P)-dependent oxidoreductase, giving the protein MVKKKVVAAPHPQSLDIVFPGDLMGELKDTVQLESLGDDPVDYDALDGNLEGTFALIGQMDLPEERLKRAPDLKAIFNVEGNFYQNIDYDYCFRNNIHVLNCGAAYSQAVAEMSLGMALDLSRGISREDRRFREGREVYLSDGCRDSVLLSGSEVGVIGFGNLGRAMLKLLAPFHCSIKVFDPWIPGNVILEAGCIPATLEDVLKTTRFIFVFAGVTRENQGFLNREKLEMIRKDSFFFLMSRAAVVDFDALCSLTSQGAFTAATDVFPQEPLAGDHPARRNDHLLLSAHRAGGIPQAFSLIGRMVLDDLGLILRGLPPLRMQKAQWETVKSFASKPAG; this is encoded by the coding sequence GTGGTTAAGAAAAAAGTAGTGGCTGCTCCGCATCCTCAGTCTCTGGATATCGTATTTCCGGGGGATCTGATGGGAGAATTGAAGGATACCGTTCAATTGGAATCTCTCGGGGATGATCCTGTTGATTATGATGCCCTGGATGGAAATCTTGAAGGCACTTTTGCACTGATTGGACAGATGGATCTGCCTGAAGAGAGGCTCAAAAGAGCTCCCGATCTTAAGGCCATATTTAATGTTGAGGGGAATTTTTATCAGAATATTGACTACGACTACTGCTTCAGAAACAACATTCATGTCCTGAACTGCGGGGCAGCCTATTCTCAGGCCGTTGCCGAGATGTCACTGGGCATGGCTCTGGATTTATCCCGGGGAATCTCCCGGGAAGACCGTCGGTTCCGGGAAGGCCGGGAGGTGTATCTGTCTGATGGATGCAGGGATTCGGTTCTTCTCTCCGGAAGCGAAGTCGGTGTTATCGGCTTCGGCAATCTGGGAAGGGCTATGCTGAAACTACTGGCTCCTTTTCACTGTTCTATAAAGGTTTTTGACCCCTGGATTCCCGGAAATGTAATCCTTGAGGCCGGATGTATTCCCGCCACCTTAGAGGACGTCTTAAAGACAACCCGGTTTATCTTTGTTTTTGCCGGAGTCACCAGGGAAAATCAGGGTTTTTTGAACCGGGAAAAGTTGGAAATGATTCGGAAGGACTCCTTTTTCTTCCTTATGAGCCGGGCGGCTGTGGTGGATTTTGATGCCCTGTGTTCACTCACGAGTCAGGGAGCCTTTACAGCCGCGACAGATGTGTTTCCCCAGGAACCTCTGGCAGGCGATCATCCAGCAAGGAGGAATGACCATCTTCTGCTCTCTGCTCATCGGGCCGGAGGGATTCCTCAGGCTTTCAGTCTGATTGGACGGATGGTTCTGGATGATCTGGGACTGATTCTAAGGGGACTCCCACCCCTCAGGATGCAGAAGGCTCAATGGGAGACCGTCAAGAGTTTTGCCAGCAAGCCTGCTGGTTGA
- a CDS encoding ABC transporter permease, whose product LFSAINVDKTKFIAYTLIGVLVGISAILLGSRFNAVSTSNMGMAYELDAIAAVIIGGTAMSGGRGTIWGTIFGALILGIINNMLNMVGVSPYLQGTVKGIVIIAAVYVQKQKQ is encoded by the coding sequence CTCTCTTTTCTGCCATCAATGTAGACAAGACTAAATTCATTGCCTATACGCTGATTGGTGTGCTTGTCGGTATCTCTGCCATCCTTTTAGGATCACGTTTTAATGCTGTGAGTACTTCTAATATGGGAATGGCCTATGAGCTGGATGCTATTGCGGCGGTCATCATCGGCGGCACCGCCATGTCGGGCGGGAGAGGGACAATCTGGGGAACCATTTTTGGAGCCCTCATCCTGGGTATCATCAACAATATGCTCAATATGGTCGGGGTCTCTCCCTATTTACAGGGAACAGTCAAAGGAATCGTCATTATCGCTGCCGTCTATGTGCAGAAACAAAAACAATAG